A genomic stretch from Arachis stenosperma cultivar V10309 chromosome 3, arast.V10309.gnm1.PFL2, whole genome shotgun sequence includes:
- the LOC130967049 gene encoding uncharacterized protein LOC130967049 produces the protein MAPYEALYGRRCQSPLCWYGPEDKGYLGLDLVRQTTEDIKRIRERMRTAQSRQKSYADQRRKPLEFQEGDHVFLKITPTTGVGMALKVRKLSPRHLGPFQILRRIGKSAYQLALPPNLSRLHNVFHVSQLRKYQHDPSHVLQQEDITLKDDLTFELPAIEIVDRNMKQLRNKTIQLVKVAWGSGNSRDYTWEKEADMRQKFPNLFTDREFVEEEPQLPVVTFLDRNASAPKKRSSKVVHLESDSETEEEESDNPSQG, from the exons ATGGCACCATATGAGGCACTATACGGGCGAAGATGCCAATCTCCTTTATGCTGGTACGGACCGGAAGATAAAGGCTACTTAGGACTGGATTTAGTAAGACAGACCACAGAAGATATCAAGAGGATAAGAGAAAGAATGCGCACTGCCCAAAGTCGACAAAAGAGTTATGCAGATCAACGAAGAAAACCCCTGGAATTTCAGGAAGGCGATCACGTATTCCTAAAAATCACCCCCACCACCGGGGTAGGGATGGCTCTTAAGGTACGAAAACTAAGCCCCCGGCACCTAGGTCCATTCCAAATCCTCCGGCGTATAGGAAAGTCGGCATACCAGCTTGCCCTACCACCAAATCTATCAAGACTACACAACGTGTTCCACGTGTCCCAACTCCGAAAATACCAGCACGATCCAAGCCATGTGTTACAGCAAGAGGATATAACACTCAAAGACGACCTGACTTTTGAACTACCAGCCATAGAGATTGTAGATAGAAACATGAAGCAACTAAGGAACAAGACGATACAACTGGTAAAAGTGGCATGGGGTAGCGGCAATTCCAGAGACTACACATGGGAAAAAGAGGCAGACATGAGACAGAAGTTCCCGAACTTGTTTACAG ATCGAGAGTTCGTGGAAGAAGAACCCCAGCTGCCCGTCGTAACCTTCCTAGACAGGAACGCTTCAGCACCTAAGAAGCGGTCATCTAAGGTGGTACACCTCGAGTCTGATTCCGAAACCGAGGAAGAGGAATCCGATAACCCGAGCCAAGGATAG